One genomic window of Quercus lobata isolate SW786 chromosome 9, ValleyOak3.0 Primary Assembly, whole genome shotgun sequence includes the following:
- the LOC115959255 gene encoding mitogen-activated protein kinase kinase kinase 3-like isoform X1, which translates to MPSWWARNSKSNAQQGHRKQVEEARKSQASTSTNYNNKRNLNREKQKSLDEAILFARNSMRTSQEFIDSSISANGFSVFRGFDSDIGSLTVEKKAYPLPQPAISVNRFYSETVSLSVSSESSSWCSSCDKCNENNGDHGEFCAFRLFEESRCKSWPRISCLESKTLTACTFPQDLLLCDTSFESPSVKLESRRHPCHALPLPPGSPPSEKLQSKWRKGRLLGRGTFGHVYEGFNSENGQMCAIKEVRVISDDQASKECLKQLNQEIALLSQLSHPNIVQFYGSKLDREKLSVYLEYVSGASIDKLLLEYGPFEEPVIQSYTRQILSGLAYLHGRNTVHRDIKGANILIDRNGEARLIDFGMAKHTTSCSSMVSFRGSPYWMAPEVIMNLGGYGPAVDIWSLGCTVLEMATSKPPWSQYEGVAAIFKIANSESFPEIPCHLSENAHSFLKLCLQRDPLARPKAAQLLHHPFFQDQATRKL; encoded by the exons ATGCCATCTTGGTGGGCAAGAAACTCAAAAAGTAATGCACAACAAGGTCACAGGAAACAAGTTGAAGAAGCCAGGAAGAGCCAAGCTTCAACTTCTACTAATTACAACAACAAGAGAAATCTGAACAGAGAGAAGCAAAAGAGCTTGGATGAAGCAATCCTCTTTGCTCGGAATTCTATGAGAACAAGTCAAGAATTCATAGATTCTTCCATTTCTGCAAATGGGTTCTCTGTGTTTCGAGGTTTTGATTCGGATATAGGAAGCCTGACTGTGGAGAAGAAAGCATATCCTCTTCCTCAGCCTGCTATAAGCGTTAATAGGTTTTATTCTGAGACGGTGTCACTTTCAGTTTCCAGTGAGAGTTCATCTTGGTGTTCTTCTTGTGATAAGTGTAATGAAAACAATGGTGATCATGGGGAATTTTGTGCGTTTAG ACTATTTGAAGAATCCCGGTGCAAATCATGGCCAAGAATTTCATGCCTGGAATCCAAAACTTTAACAGCTTGCACATTTCCTCAGGATCTGCTCTTATGTGATACAAGTTTTGAGTCTCCATCTGTAAAACTTGAAAGTAGAAGGCATCCATGTCATGCTCTCCCCCTTCCTCCAGGTTCTCCACCTTCAGAAAAACTTCAGTCAAAGTGGAGAAAAGGAAGGCTTCTAGGAAGAGGGACATTTGGTCATGTTTATGAAGGATTCAATAG TGAAAATGGACAAATGTGTGCAATAAAGGAAGTAAGGGTCATTTCTGATGATCAGGCCTCAAAAGAATGTCTCAAGCAACTGAACCAG GAGATAGCATTGCTTAGTCAGCTGTCACATCCAAACATTGTCCAATTTTATGGAAGCAAACTG GATAGAGAAAAACTTTCAGTTTATTTGGAGTACGTTTCTGGGGCATCAATTGATAAATTACTGCTGGAATATGGTCCATTTGAGGAACCTGTTATCCAAAGTTACACCAGGCAAATTCTTTCTGGTCTAGCTTATTTACATGGAAGAAATACAGTGCACAG AGACATCAAAGGCGCAAACATATTAATAGATCGTAATGGTGAAGCTAGACTCATCGACTTTGGCATGGCTAAACAT ACAACATCCTGCTCTTCAATGGTTTCTTTTAGAGGCAGCCCTTATTGGATGGCGCCTGAG GTGATAATGAATCTGGGTGGTTATGGTCCTGCGGTTGATATCTGGAGCCTAGGTTGTACTGTTCTTGAAATGGCTACTTCAAAGCCACCTTGGAGCCAGTATGAAGGG GTAGCTGCAATATTTAAAATCGCAAACAGCGAAAGTTTTCCTGAAATCCCTTGTCACCTTTCAGAGAATGCACATAGTTTCCTTAAACTTTGCTTGCAGAGGGACCCCTTGGCACGTCCTAAGGCTGCACAACTACTACATCACCCCTTTTTCCAAGATCAAGCGACAAGAAAGTTATGA
- the LOC115959255 gene encoding mitogen-activated protein kinase kinase kinase 3-like isoform X2 — MKSHTFSIVYSWRLFEESRCKSWPRISCLESKTLTACTFPQDLLLCDTSFESPSVKLESRRHPCHALPLPPGSPPSEKLQSKWRKGRLLGRGTFGHVYEGFNSENGQMCAIKEVRVISDDQASKECLKQLNQEIALLSQLSHPNIVQFYGSKLDREKLSVYLEYVSGASIDKLLLEYGPFEEPVIQSYTRQILSGLAYLHGRNTVHRDIKGANILIDRNGEARLIDFGMAKHTTSCSSMVSFRGSPYWMAPEVIMNLGGYGPAVDIWSLGCTVLEMATSKPPWSQYEGVAAIFKIANSESFPEIPCHLSENAHSFLKLCLQRDPLARPKAAQLLHHPFFQDQATRKL; from the exons ATGAAGAGCCACACATTCTCTATAGTCTATTCTTGGAG ACTATTTGAAGAATCCCGGTGCAAATCATGGCCAAGAATTTCATGCCTGGAATCCAAAACTTTAACAGCTTGCACATTTCCTCAGGATCTGCTCTTATGTGATACAAGTTTTGAGTCTCCATCTGTAAAACTTGAAAGTAGAAGGCATCCATGTCATGCTCTCCCCCTTCCTCCAGGTTCTCCACCTTCAGAAAAACTTCAGTCAAAGTGGAGAAAAGGAAGGCTTCTAGGAAGAGGGACATTTGGTCATGTTTATGAAGGATTCAATAG TGAAAATGGACAAATGTGTGCAATAAAGGAAGTAAGGGTCATTTCTGATGATCAGGCCTCAAAAGAATGTCTCAAGCAACTGAACCAG GAGATAGCATTGCTTAGTCAGCTGTCACATCCAAACATTGTCCAATTTTATGGAAGCAAACTG GATAGAGAAAAACTTTCAGTTTATTTGGAGTACGTTTCTGGGGCATCAATTGATAAATTACTGCTGGAATATGGTCCATTTGAGGAACCTGTTATCCAAAGTTACACCAGGCAAATTCTTTCTGGTCTAGCTTATTTACATGGAAGAAATACAGTGCACAG AGACATCAAAGGCGCAAACATATTAATAGATCGTAATGGTGAAGCTAGACTCATCGACTTTGGCATGGCTAAACAT ACAACATCCTGCTCTTCAATGGTTTCTTTTAGAGGCAGCCCTTATTGGATGGCGCCTGAG GTGATAATGAATCTGGGTGGTTATGGTCCTGCGGTTGATATCTGGAGCCTAGGTTGTACTGTTCTTGAAATGGCTACTTCAAAGCCACCTTGGAGCCAGTATGAAGGG GTAGCTGCAATATTTAAAATCGCAAACAGCGAAAGTTTTCCTGAAATCCCTTGTCACCTTTCAGAGAATGCACATAGTTTCCTTAAACTTTGCTTGCAGAGGGACCCCTTGGCACGTCCTAAGGCTGCACAACTACTACATCACCCCTTTTTCCAAGATCAAGCGACAAGAAAGTTATGA